In Tiliqua scincoides isolate rTilSci1 chromosome 1, rTilSci1.hap2, whole genome shotgun sequence, the following are encoded in one genomic region:
- the ASNSD1 gene encoding asparagine synthetase domain-containing protein 1 — translation MCGICCVVSLSACPPKDCLLKEDILCNLRRRGPNSSQQLVKTVCQLPYQCLFSGHVLHLRGPMTPQPVEDPATGNVFLWNGEVFSGIPIEAEENDTQVIFHQLCSCISESDILSVFSSIQGPWSFIFYQASKHHLWFGRDYFGRRSLLWQFNEELDKVLLLTSVSAVPEADSQWQEVPASGIFKIDLQVCAASKAITLTLHPWKYSSRGTITKEAAISDLNPISKDLPAHVSLVVSDSHSLITPVVPLNQKILEGPEESHFFDFTNNVPDVGVLQIFLAEPHRKSLVHQFIDVLSRAVKRRVLCLVRDTPRLREVLTLRKPHVAILFSGGIDSMIIATLADRYVPLEEPIDLLNVAFEISDQGKQNSSVRKYSKQKKALPPSHETFSDTDVLAGDSLSCFNVPDRITGRAGLEELKTINPSRSWNFVEINVTLEDLKAKRQQSISHLVYPLDTVLDDSIGCAVWFASRGEGLIMHQGNRRPYESPAKIVLTGIGADEQLAGYSRHRVCFQKRGLVGLNEELRMELGRISSRNLGRDDRVIGDHGKEARFPFLDEEVVSFLNSLPVWEKANLALPRGIGEKLLLRLAAAELGLTSSSVLPKRAIQFGSRIAKMENSNEKASDKCIRLQAVQ, via the exons ATGTGTGGTATTTGCTGTGTGGTCAGTTTGTCTGCTTGCCCTCCTAAAGATTGTCTCTTGAAAGAGGATATCCTATGCAATCTTAGAAGAAGAGGGCCAAACAGCAGCCAGCAGCTGGTAAAAACTGTATGCCAGCTTCCATATCAGTGCTTATTTTCTGGCCATGTTCTTCACTTAAGGGGGCCCATGACTCCACAGCCTGTCGAAGACCCTGCTACTGGGAATGTATTTCTTTGGAATGGAGAAGTCTTCAGTGGAATTCCCATAGAGGCTGAAGAGAATGATACGCAAGTTATTTTTCACCAACTTTGCTCATGCATTAGTGAATCTGACATTTTGTCAGTGTTCTCTTCCATTCAGGGCCCATGGTCTTTTATTTTTTATCAGGCATCCAAACATCACTTGTGGTTTGGTAGGGATTACTTTGGCCGTCGTAGTTTGCTGTGGCAGTTTAATGAGGAGCTTGACAAGGTTCTCCTTCTGACTTCTGTAAGTGCTGTTCCTGAAGCCGATAGCCAATGGCAGGAAGTTCCGGCGTCTGGGATCTTCAAAATTGATCTCCAGGTCTGTGCTGCATCTAAAGCTATTACTTTAACATTGCATCCTTGGAAATATTCCTCCAGAGGGACTATAACCAAAGAAGCGGCCATCAGTGACCTGAATCCAATTTCAAAAGATCTGCCAGCTCATGTGTCTCTTGTAGTGAGCGACTCCCACTCATTGATAACACCTGTAGTTCCTTTAAATCAGAAGATTCTTGAAGGTCCGGAAGAGTCCCATTTCTTTGATTTTACCAATAATGTTCCTGATGTTGGAGTTCTTCAAATATTTCTTGCAGAACCCCACAGAAAATCCCTGGTTCACCAGTTTATTGATGTCTTGAGTAGAGCAGTAAAGAGACGGGTTTTATGTCTAGTCAGAGACACTCCTCGATTAAGAGAAGTGTTGACTCTAAGGAAACCCCATGTTGCTATACTCTTTTCTGGTGGCATTGATTCCATGATTATAGCAACCCTTGCTGACAGATATGTGCCTTTAGAGGAACCCATTGATCTTCTCAATGTGGCCTTCGAGATTTCTGACCAAGGGAAACAGAACAGTTCTGTGAGGAAGTACAGCAAACAGAAGAAAGCATTGCCACCTAGCCACGAAACCTTTAGTGACACTGATGTTTTGGCTGGTGATTCTTTGTCGTGCTTTAACGTGCCTGATAGAATCACAGGCAGAGCAGGACTGGAAGAGCTAAAAACAATTAATCCCTCAAGATCTTGGAATTTTGTGGAGATCAATGTTACACTGGAAGATTTAAAAGCAAAGAGACAGCAAAGCATAAGCCACTTAGTATACCCATTGGACACTGTGTTGGATGATAGCATTGGTTGTGCTGTGTGGTTTGCTTCCCGAGGAGAAGGTCTGATTATGCATCAGGGAAATAGAAGACCATATGAAAGTCCTGCCAAG ATCGTACTGACAGGAATAGGAGCAGATGAGCAGCTTGCCGGTTATTCCAGACATCGCGTTTGCTTTCAGAAACGTGGCTTAGTGGGTCTGAACGAAGAGCTAAGAATGGAACTGGGTCGTATCTCTTCTAGAAATCTTGGCCGAGATGATAGAGTTATTGGAGATCACGGCAAAGAAGCTAG aTTTCCATTTCTTGATGAAGAGGTGGTATCTTTTCTTAACTCTCTTCCTGTCTGGGAAAAAGCAAACTTGGCTCTACCTCGAGGTATTGGAGAGAAATTGCTTTTGCGCCTTGCAGCTGCTGAGCTTGGCCTGACATCGTCATCTGTTCTGCCCAAGAGGGCCATCCAGTTCGGTTCCAGGATTGCAAAAATGGAGAACAGCAATGAAAAGGCATCTGACAAATGTATAAGGCTCCAGGCAGTTCAATAA